Below is a genomic region from Streptomyces roseoviridis.
TCTTCATGTCCTCGGCGCGCTTCTTGTACTTGCCCTGGAGGATCTCGTACTCGCGGTGCGCGTCACCGTCCCAGGTGTCCGTGACGACGCGGAGCGCGGCGTCCATCTCCTGGATGTCCTTGACGATGTTCTGCGAAACCGTACGGATGCGGTTCGCCATCTCCTGAACGCTCTCGTACCGGACCTTGGTCCCTGCGTTGTCGGCAGACATGGTGCTCCCCCTTTACGTCAGATGTTGTTGAGCGACGAGTTGTTGACGGCGGCGAAGGTGGCGCGCACCTCGTCGTCGTTGGCGTTGCTGAGGTTCTTCGTCTCGCCGACGGCGTTCAGGAGAACGTTCAGCAGGCGACGGATGACGTCGTGGTCCTCGTTGAGGAGCGTCTGGGCCTGCTTGAAGCCCGCCGCACCCACAC
It encodes:
- a CDS encoding WXG100 family type VII secretion target, producing MSADNAGTKVRYESVQEMANRIRTVSQNIVKDIQEMDAALRVVTDTWDGDAHREYEILQGKYKKRAEDMKNRLEQTAKIVEQGKDSYRSTDVKASRLFTEAY